Proteins from a genomic interval of Candidatus Sysuiplasma acidicola:
- a CDS encoding transketolase family protein — MEAGSLKLESQRKEYGRALTELGAKDKDVVVLDADLSVSTRTADFGKIYKDRFFNCGVSEANMMATAAGLAMAGKTVFASTFAVFATGLTYNQIRQSIAYPSANVKIVASHAGLSVGPDGATHQMFEDIGLMRGLPNMTVVVPADAAETHQATFELAGMKGPAYMRFGRADVPPVGAGQVPFRIGRAQVLRDGKDVAIIATGQLVHAALRASSMLGERGVDACVVNMSTIKPLDTSTVLACARKTGAIVTAEEHSIINGLGDAVCSAVAGNYPVPVWKLGINDTFGESGQAEELMVRYGLTAEGIVDSVVKVMKLRQ; from the coding sequence ATGGAGGCGGGTAGCCTGAAGCTTGAGAGTCAGAGAAAGGAGTACGGCAGAGCGCTGACAGAGCTCGGCGCAAAAGACAAGGACGTTGTGGTGCTCGATGCCGACCTCTCCGTGTCCACACGGACTGCAGATTTCGGAAAGATATACAAAGACAGATTTTTCAACTGCGGCGTTTCTGAAGCGAACATGATGGCAACGGCAGCGGGACTTGCGATGGCCGGGAAGACTGTGTTCGCCTCAACCTTCGCAGTGTTTGCAACAGGTCTCACTTACAATCAGATCAGACAGTCGATAGCTTATCCGTCTGCAAATGTGAAGATCGTCGCGAGCCACGCCGGCCTCTCCGTCGGACCTGACGGAGCAACTCATCAGATGTTTGAGGATATTGGCCTGATGCGAGGCCTGCCGAACATGACTGTGGTCGTCCCCGCGGATGCGGCTGAAACACATCAGGCGACGTTCGAACTTGCCGGAATGAAGGGACCGGCATACATGAGATTCGGAAGGGCGGACGTGCCGCCCGTTGGCGCCGGACAGGTTCCGTTCAGGATTGGAAGGGCCCAGGTACTCCGTGACGGGAAGGATGTTGCAATCATTGCCACGGGCCAGCTGGTTCACGCTGCACTGCGCGCGTCCTCCATGCTCGGGGAGCGTGGAGTCGACGCCTGCGTCGTCAATATGAGCACGATAAAACCGCTTGATACAAGCACCGTTCTTGCATGTGCAAGAAAGACCGGTGCCATCGTGACTGCTGAAGAGCACAGCATCATCAATGGACTCGGCGATGCCGTGTGCTCGGCAGTTGCTGGCAATTATCCCGTCCCGGTATGGAAGTTGGGCATCAATGACACTTTCGGGGAATCGGGACAGGCGGAAGAGCTTATGGTCAGATACGGCCTTACAGCAGAAGGTATAGTAGACTCTGTTGTGAAGGTCATGAAGCTGAGGCAGTGA
- the fsa gene encoding fructose-6-phosphate aldolase: MKIFLDTANIAEIREAWDLGVIDGVTTNPSLVSKEHKKFDEVLQEICRIVDGPVNAEVVSTDYDGMMKEGRQLAKINRRIVVKVPMTPEGLKAAKSLHGECIKTNMTLVFSANQALLAAKAGASYVSPFIGRLDDMGNEGMQIIREISEIYGHYDFRTEILVASVRNPIHVIEAARLGAHVSTIPYTVLKQMMKHALTDTGLERFLKDWEKVPK, encoded by the coding sequence ATGAAAATTTTCCTGGATACTGCAAACATTGCGGAAATCAGAGAGGCGTGGGATCTTGGTGTGATAGACGGCGTGACGACGAATCCCTCGCTCGTGTCCAAAGAACATAAAAAATTCGACGAAGTGCTGCAGGAGATTTGCAGAATAGTCGACGGTCCTGTAAATGCCGAGGTTGTCAGCACCGACTACGACGGTATGATGAAGGAAGGAAGACAGCTCGCCAAAATCAACAGGAGGATCGTCGTGAAGGTTCCGATGACGCCGGAAGGGCTGAAGGCGGCGAAATCACTGCACGGCGAGTGCATTAAGACCAACATGACACTAGTGTTCTCTGCGAATCAGGCATTGCTCGCGGCGAAGGCCGGTGCTTCGTACGTCAGTCCGTTCATAGGCAGGCTGGACGACATGGGGAACGAGGGCATGCAGATCATCAGGGAAATCTCGGAAATATACGGGCACTATGATTTCAGGACAGAGATACTCGTCGCAAGCGTCCGCAATCCCATTCATGTGATTGAAGCGGCAAGACTCGGGGCACATGTGTCCACCATTCCGTACACCGTTCTGAAACAGATGATGAAGCATGCGCTAACAGACACGGGACTCGAGCGATTTTTGAAGGACTGGGAAAAGGTGCCGAAGTGA
- a CDS encoding PadR family transcriptional regulator has translation MDELTRYMERGLFRPYVLWVCSKSPISGTDLLNVERMHNHTLSPGKLYPVLHKLMDEGMLEEEERIEHGKVHKYYSTTRLGEEMLSRLRTDLGPPMKHFLEEWLDASGGAVPT, from the coding sequence ATGGATGAATTGACCAGATATATGGAACGGGGTCTGTTCAGGCCCTATGTACTGTGGGTATGCTCCAAATCGCCTATTTCTGGAACGGATCTGCTGAATGTGGAGCGCATGCACAACCACACACTGAGCCCGGGCAAGCTCTATCCTGTCCTCCACAAGCTGATGGATGAAGGGATGCTGGAGGAGGAAGAGCGAATAGAGCACGGAAAGGTGCACAAGTATTACTCAACAACCAGGCTCGGTGAGGAGATGCTCAGCAGACTTCGCACAGATCTTGGTCCGCCAATGAAGCATTTTCTGGAAGAGTGGCTGGATGCTTCAGGCGGCGCGGTTCCCACCTGA
- a CDS encoding aminobenzoate oxygenase → MKKEKVELPEFPPNNIYPAEWEFTGDFEWRLYERSKREQWDESSLDWAKLDDFVSGLERKERLAMAYWWALLSTFDNANPVFSYAVVKAHELKEKTAVRCLLNTIAYDENRHNMVCGMCINKLCPGFPTKFKPANDLEARAQANILWTWYNGARYWKAYLDSYNKYSTDVLFTSFMMGEAAATTVFTQMSKNTKVETFSQAFGNIARDETRHYAFTQLVMADGAGKMNKERKALVTRQIKAGFIFLSLITYKLPTTSNTFWKLPHYFGEVNGKMEDIARDAGLGIPFIGEKEEAWRSAVLKVGASLKRYDIRLPEIPELGISGEDVGDVDGDEVIPVF, encoded by the coding sequence ATGAAAAAGGAAAAGGTGGAGCTTCCGGAGTTTCCGCCGAATAACATCTATCCCGCTGAGTGGGAGTTCACCGGCGATTTCGAATGGAGGCTGTACGAAAGGTCAAAGAGGGAACAGTGGGACGAGTCCTCGCTTGACTGGGCGAAACTGGATGATTTTGTTTCCGGACTGGAGAGAAAGGAGCGACTGGCCATGGCATACTGGTGGGCACTTCTTTCCACGTTCGATAATGCCAATCCCGTCTTTTCCTACGCCGTCGTGAAAGCTCACGAACTCAAGGAAAAGACAGCAGTTCGGTGCCTGCTGAATACCATCGCATATGACGAAAACAGGCACAACATGGTGTGCGGCATGTGCATAAACAAACTGTGCCCTGGTTTTCCGACGAAATTCAAACCGGCAAATGACCTGGAGGCGAGGGCTCAGGCCAACATACTCTGGACGTGGTACAACGGTGCCAGATACTGGAAGGCGTATCTGGATTCCTACAACAAGTACAGTACCGATGTGCTGTTCACGTCTTTCATGATGGGCGAGGCTGCGGCAACTACCGTATTCACCCAGATGTCGAAGAACACGAAGGTGGAAACATTCAGCCAGGCATTTGGCAACATAGCAAGGGATGAAACGAGACACTATGCGTTCACTCAACTCGTGATGGCCGACGGCGCCGGGAAGATGAACAAGGAGAGGAAGGCTCTAGTCACCAGGCAGATTAAAGCTGGCTTTATCTTCCTCTCGCTCATTACATACAAGCTGCCTACAACGTCCAACACATTCTGGAAGCTTCCGCACTACTTTGGTGAAGTGAACGGGAAAATGGAGGACATAGCGAGGGATGCAGGTCTTGGCATCCCTTTCATCGGCGAAAAAGAGGAAGCCTGGCGATCGGCCGTTCTCAAGGTCGGTGCGTCTCTGAAGAGATATGACATACGGCTTCCCGAGATCCCGGAGCTTGGAATAAGCGGAGAAGATGTGGGCGATGTTGACGGAGACGAAGTGATACCTGTCTTCTGA
- a CDS encoding transketolase, protein MEHSAETRSVPELRRIAREVRKSIIRMTNAAGSGHPGGSLSSADIMTALYFGLLKHDPKNPRWEGRDIFILSKGHAAPGYYSVLAQAGYIPESELMTLRKLGSRLQGHAHTGVPGVELSTGSLGQGLSVACGMALASRLDGTKRRIVVLMSDGENDEGETWEAAMFAAYRKLDNITAFVDRNGIQNDGFTKDILDTSVLEEKWRAFGWNVITINGHDFSEIIDAYGKSLQQTGRPTVIIANTVKGKGVSFMENNVAFHGKAPTAEETVKALAELDRAG, encoded by the coding sequence ATGGAGCATTCTGCGGAAACGCGCTCTGTGCCTGAGCTTCGCCGAATTGCCAGAGAGGTCAGGAAAAGCATTATAAGAATGACGAATGCCGCAGGCTCCGGGCATCCCGGAGGCTCGCTCTCTTCCGCAGACATAATGACAGCACTCTACTTCGGGCTTCTGAAACACGATCCGAAGAATCCGCGCTGGGAAGGGAGAGACATTTTCATACTAAGTAAAGGACATGCGGCGCCCGGATACTATTCCGTTCTAGCGCAGGCCGGATACATACCCGAATCGGAACTCATGACGTTAAGAAAGCTTGGCAGCAGGCTGCAGGGACATGCACATACCGGAGTGCCTGGAGTGGAGCTGTCCACGGGCTCGCTCGGCCAGGGGCTCTCCGTTGCTTGCGGCATGGCGCTTGCATCCAGACTCGACGGAACGAAACGAAGAATTGTCGTTCTGATGAGCGACGGCGAGAACGATGAAGGCGAAACGTGGGAGGCGGCGATGTTTGCAGCATACAGGAAACTCGACAACATCACAGCGTTCGTCGACAGAAACGGCATTCAGAATGACGGTTTCACAAAAGACATACTTGACACATCCGTGCTGGAGGAAAAGTGGAGGGCCTTCGGATGGAATGTCATAACAATTAACGGTCACGATTTCAGCGAAATCATCGATGCTTACGGCAAATCGCTGCAGCAGACAGGACGACCCACGGTGATAATAGCCAATACCGTAAAGGGAAAGGGCGTATCTTTCATGGAAAACAACGTCGCATTTCACGGTAAGGCGCCGACGGCAGAGGAAACGGTAAAGGCACTTGCGGAACTGGACAGGGCGGGCTGA
- a CDS encoding enoyl-CoA hydratase/isomerase family protein: MHTLSCSKDGHIETIALNRPEKLNALSSEMRSELHEELRRANGDDDIRVVLLTGSGRGFCVGADLSSVSSDLKTDLRDTFHPLLREIRFGRKIFVCAVRGVAAGAGLSLAVACDLRFSSPDARFVTAFHRIGLAPDTGLSFMLPRLMPAAAAFDLLLRGGEFSAAQAASWSLFSVSDDPLSEAMKAAHEISTGPYRSFAESKRLLNASLFKGMGEFLDLEAEVQGELGHTHDFDEGRSAFSAKRQPEFTGQ, from the coding sequence ATGCATACACTTTCCTGTTCAAAGGATGGCCATATCGAGACAATCGCATTGAACAGGCCGGAAAAGCTCAATGCACTGAGCAGTGAAATGCGCTCCGAGCTTCACGAGGAATTGCGCAGGGCCAACGGAGACGATGATATCAGGGTCGTGCTGCTGACCGGAAGCGGAAGGGGCTTTTGCGTAGGTGCCGACCTGTCCTCAGTAAGCAGCGATCTGAAGACGGATCTTAGAGACACTTTTCATCCGCTGCTGAGGGAGATTCGTTTCGGCAGGAAGATATTTGTCTGTGCGGTCAGGGGAGTGGCTGCAGGAGCGGGTTTGAGCCTGGCTGTTGCATGCGATTTGCGCTTTTCCTCTCCGGACGCAAGATTTGTCACGGCATTTCACCGCATCGGTCTGGCGCCTGATACCGGCCTCTCGTTCATGCTGCCCCGCCTGATGCCTGCCGCCGCAGCTTTCGATCTGCTGTTGAGAGGAGGAGAATTTTCCGCAGCACAGGCTGCTTCCTGGTCTCTGTTCTCTGTATCCGACGATCCGCTCAGCGAAGCGATGAAAGCCGCGCATGAAATTTCAACCGGACCATACCGTTCGTTTGCAGAGAGCAAGCGCCTTCTCAATGCATCGCTTTTCAAAGGAATGGGAGAATTCCTCGATCTGGAGGCAGAGGTGCAGGGAGAGCTCGGTCACACGCACGACTTTGACGAGGGCCGTTCGGCTTTTTCCGCAAAGCGGCAGCCGGAATTTACCGGCCAGTAG
- the pcn gene encoding proliferating cell nuclear antigen (pcna), translated as MFKASVKAEVLKQIVEVVSTLVDEAKFNIDADGISLKAVDPAHVAMVELTLTKEAFEGYEGEECELGIDLEKLRDILKLAHSGDEVKLEHNEDKNQLIIKIGSVTRRMSLVDTAGMSDPKVPNIELPTTMKISADELNFGIKASESVSDHIALVADEDYFEMSSEGDSDSVDFRLPKDKLQLLESKGKVRSLFPLDYFSNMAKAISGNSEIKINLGNNYPVKLEFEIAGGSGRVKYLLAPRVES; from the coding sequence ATGTTTAAAGCCAGTGTGAAAGCCGAAGTACTGAAGCAGATTGTAGAAGTGGTTTCGACACTCGTTGATGAGGCGAAGTTCAACATAGATGCAGACGGAATATCGCTCAAAGCCGTTGACCCGGCTCACGTCGCGATGGTTGAACTCACGCTTACCAAGGAAGCGTTTGAAGGGTACGAGGGAGAGGAATGTGAACTTGGAATAGACCTTGAAAAGCTCAGGGATATACTCAAACTCGCCCATTCGGGTGATGAGGTCAAGCTGGAGCATAATGAAGACAAAAACCAGCTCATTATCAAAATAGGCAGTGTTACGAGAAGGATGAGCCTTGTAGACACGGCAGGCATGTCTGATCCGAAAGTGCCCAATATCGAGCTTCCCACGACGATGAAAATCTCCGCCGATGAGCTGAATTTCGGCATAAAGGCATCGGAGAGCGTTTCCGATCATATCGCGCTGGTTGCCGACGAGGATTATTTTGAAATGAGTTCAGAGGGCGATTCAGACTCCGTTGATTTCCGGCTCCCGAAGGATAAGCTTCAGCTGCTGGAATCAAAGGGGAAGGTGCGCAGCCTCTTCCCTCTCGATTACTTTTCCAACATGGCCAAAGCCATTTCCGGCAACAGTGAAATCAAGATTAACCTGGGCAACAACTATCCGGTCAAACTTGAATTTGAAATTGCCGGCGGCAGCGGACGTGTGAAGTACCTTCTCGCACCGAGGGTAGAAAGCTGA
- a CDS encoding amidohydrolase family protein, with amino-acid sequence MHTDILIKNGITVTQDSKRSVVEGNVWIEDGVISEIGKVSHTSDVVIDAKNGIVMPGLINTHTHVAMTEFRGMVDDIVLEEFLEKTFELDAHRSDKSIRASTELSIREMLMSGTTSFLDMYYGEDLVAEVCRHFGIRAFLSWAVLDEDKTTQKGKPIANAERFIRECPRNGLITPSVGLQGVYACSRETCNSAKDMAIAHNTLLHTHLAETRHEVYSHQRGTGMRPAEWLNSFSFFDGCDIVAAHGAWLTKAEIGMLKTHNVSVAHCARSNMKLGSGIAPVVELKNEGVNVSIGTDSATTSNNLDMFEEMRTASLLQKVNKWDAGLMDAQTVLDMATRDAAQSILKGDVIGTIEKGKRADIVILDALSPRLHPLTRSNALNNIVYSAQGSDVVTTIIDGRLLMENRELKI; translated from the coding sequence ATGCACACGGATATTCTGATCAAGAACGGCATAACAGTTACACAGGATTCGAAAAGAAGTGTCGTTGAAGGGAACGTCTGGATCGAGGACGGCGTCATCTCAGAGATTGGCAAAGTGAGTCATACATCGGACGTTGTGATAGACGCCAAGAATGGTATCGTGATGCCCGGACTCATAAACACGCACACACATGTGGCGATGACAGAATTCAGGGGAATGGTCGACGACATAGTGCTCGAGGAATTCCTGGAGAAGACTTTCGAGCTCGACGCCCACAGGTCAGACAAATCCATAAGGGCATCGACCGAACTGTCTATCCGGGAAATGCTGATGAGCGGTACCACATCTTTTCTGGACATGTATTACGGCGAAGATCTGGTTGCGGAGGTCTGCAGGCATTTCGGTATCCGGGCCTTTCTTTCATGGGCAGTTCTCGACGAAGACAAAACCACGCAGAAAGGGAAGCCGATAGCAAATGCAGAACGATTCATAAGGGAGTGTCCGCGAAATGGATTGATTACGCCTTCAGTCGGTCTTCAAGGCGTGTACGCCTGTTCCCGCGAAACGTGCAATAGTGCCAAGGACATGGCCATTGCGCATAACACTCTGCTTCACACGCATCTTGCGGAAACAAGGCATGAAGTATACTCCCATCAGAGGGGGACTGGCATGAGGCCCGCAGAATGGCTCAACAGTTTTTCGTTTTTCGACGGCTGCGATATTGTTGCCGCACACGGCGCATGGCTGACCAAGGCGGAAATAGGTATGTTGAAAACGCATAACGTGTCCGTAGCTCACTGCGCCAGGTCTAACATGAAGCTCGGCTCGGGCATCGCGCCTGTGGTCGAGTTGAAGAATGAGGGAGTGAACGTATCCATAGGGACAGACAGTGCAACGACAAGCAACAATCTTGACATGTTCGAAGAGATGCGAACTGCTTCCCTTCTTCAGAAAGTCAATAAGTGGGACGCAGGACTGATGGATGCGCAAACTGTACTGGATATGGCAACGAGGGATGCAGCACAGTCCATATTGAAGGGAGATGTCATCGGCACGATTGAAAAAGGCAAGAGGGCAGACATTGTAATCCTCGACGCCTTAAGCCCACGTCTCCATCCCCTGACCAGAAGTAATGCACTCAACAATATCGTGTACTCTGCACAGGGATCGGATGTGGTCACAACGATTATCGACGGCCGGCTGCTTATGGAGAACAGGGAACTTAAAATATAG
- the purN gene encoding phosphoribosylglycinamide formyltransferase, translating to MSSSGYRICVLASGNGSTFQAIVNACRSGYLQGKVITLISNKPSAFALKRAEKEGIESIVIDSAAVPRQEYDARLLHELSIRKPDIICLAGYLRILPASTISSFPLILNIHPALLPKFGGKGMYGINVHQAVIAAGEKESGCTVHIVTERVDDGPTVVQRRVPVLPGDNAESLKNRVHAEELMAYPEAIKKLMEENHPGRLK from the coding sequence ATGAGTTCCAGCGGATACCGGATATGCGTCCTGGCATCGGGCAATGGTTCCACCTTTCAGGCCATTGTTAATGCCTGCAGAAGCGGTTATCTGCAGGGTAAAGTCATAACACTGATATCGAACAAACCGTCCGCATTTGCACTGAAAAGGGCGGAGAAGGAGGGCATAGAATCCATTGTCATAGATTCCGCAGCAGTTCCGCGGCAGGAATATGACGCGCGACTTCTTCACGAACTCAGCATCAGGAAGCCGGACATCATCTGTCTCGCTGGATACCTGCGAATACTCCCTGCATCTACCATTTCTTCTTTTCCCCTAATACTGAACATACATCCTGCTTTGCTGCCGAAATTCGGAGGCAAGGGCATGTACGGCATAAATGTTCATCAGGCGGTGATTGCAGCGGGTGAAAAAGAAAGCGGATGTACGGTTCACATTGTGACGGAGCGCGTTGATGATGGCCCAACAGTCGTACAGAGAAGAGTGCCCGTGCTACCCGGCGACAACGCCGAGAGCCTGAAGAACAGGGTGCACGCGGAGGAGCTTATGGCATATCCGGAAGCCATAAAGAAATTGATGGAAGAGAACCATCCCGGACGGTTGAAGTAG
- a CDS encoding transcription factor S, translated as MFCSKCKSLMFPENGKFRCRRCGNEEGIGKSSKNTVRSEMNADRELLIVEGRSDTLPKTDIKCIRCGNNEAYWVLRQTRAADEPETRIYRCTECSYSWREY; from the coding sequence ATGTTTTGCTCAAAGTGCAAATCGCTTATGTTCCCTGAAAACGGGAAATTCAGATGCAGAAGATGCGGCAATGAAGAGGGCATTGGTAAATCTTCCAAAAACACGGTCCGTTCCGAAATGAACGCAGACCGGGAGCTATTAATTGTTGAAGGGCGATCCGACACACTGCCCAAGACAGACATCAAATGCATCAGGTGCGGTAACAACGAAGCATACTGGGTGCTCAGACAGACAAGGGCCGCCGATGAACCCGAAACCAGGATCTACAGGTGTACTGAATGCAGTTACTCGTGGAGAGAATATTGA
- a CDS encoding Nramp family divalent metal transporter has product MFNFKSRRKENSPLGSLLRLVAYMGPALIVSVAYVDPGNFASDIAAGSKTGYVLLWVVWLAGLMAMLLQYLSGKLGIATGKSLPELVGHSLKRRRYILPYWLGAEAASASVDLAEFLGTVLALNLLFGIPYIEASLIGVFDVFLLIYLANKGMRRVEQAFMLFVGMIGVGYLYELFLARPGLHAVLKGSFIPSVNAEFAVFIISIIGATVMPHVLYLHSDLTRNKIRGSDPAEKREMLRFHKYDTIIFLTMASFVNAAILLVAAGSFFSRHLTFVLTINSAYATLVPLFGPIAGYAFVATLLCSGLSSSTTGTLAGQTVMEGLLGRKVNPWKRRIVTRIINVFPTTFALLLGFNPFFILFYSQVVLSIMIPLPMIPLILYSADRRLMGPFVNRRVTTLLAVVTASIIIMFNAYYILTAF; this is encoded by the coding sequence ATGTTCAATTTCAAAAGCAGACGCAAGGAGAACAGCCCGCTTGGCAGCCTGCTGCGCCTCGTGGCTTACATGGGACCCGCCCTCATAGTCAGCGTCGCCTACGTGGATCCGGGCAATTTCGCCTCTGACATTGCAGCAGGCTCGAAAACAGGTTACGTGCTGCTCTGGGTAGTGTGGCTTGCGGGTCTTATGGCTATGCTGCTGCAGTACCTTTCCGGCAAACTTGGCATAGCAACGGGAAAATCGCTTCCTGAACTCGTCGGTCATTCTCTGAAGCGAAGGCGCTATATTTTACCGTACTGGCTGGGAGCGGAGGCGGCATCAGCCTCTGTCGACCTTGCAGAATTCCTCGGAACAGTCCTGGCACTCAATCTCCTGTTCGGCATTCCCTATATCGAAGCATCCCTCATTGGTGTATTCGACGTTTTTCTGCTCATTTATCTTGCAAACAAGGGAATGCGCAGGGTGGAACAGGCCTTCATGCTTTTCGTCGGTATGATTGGCGTCGGCTATCTCTACGAGCTGTTCCTTGCAAGACCGGGCCTGCACGCAGTCCTGAAAGGTTCGTTCATCCCCTCGGTGAATGCGGAATTCGCCGTCTTCATCATATCAATCATCGGCGCAACGGTGATGCCGCATGTGCTCTATCTGCATTCAGACCTCACGCGTAACAAGATCAGAGGCTCGGATCCGGCTGAAAAGCGGGAGATGCTGCGTTTCCACAAGTATGATACAATAATATTCCTCACCATGGCGTCATTCGTCAATGCCGCAATTCTTCTCGTTGCGGCGGGAAGCTTCTTTTCACGTCATCTCACATTCGTGCTGACGATTAACAGCGCATACGCGACACTCGTGCCGCTCTTCGGCCCGATAGCGGGCTATGCGTTTGTTGCCACACTACTCTGTTCCGGTCTCTCTTCCTCCACCACAGGGACCCTTGCCGGGCAGACAGTCATGGAGGGCCTCCTCGGAAGAAAAGTGAATCCATGGAAGCGGCGTATCGTCACCAGGATCATCAACGTTTTTCCGACAACATTCGCGTTGCTTCTGGGATTCAACCCGTTCTTCATACTGTTCTACAGCCAGGTTGTTCTGAGCATCATGATACCGCTGCCGATGATACCGCTCATACTCTATTCCGCAGACAGAAGACTCATGGGTCCCTTTGTGAACAGAAGGGTGACTACGCTGCTGGCGGTCGTCACAGCTTCGATAATAATCATGTTCAACGCCTATTACATCCTCACAGCTTTCTGA
- a CDS encoding enoyl-CoA hydratase/isomerase family protein, which yields MIQDVVPVNDTVSTEKKGSVCTIRLNRPEKLNSINMAMVQGLVDALDRCAADREIRVVVLTGNGKAFSAGADVKELSGMSVSELVRGGHLPLWDCIRRFRKPLIAAINGAAVGGGLELAMACDICIAGRSAKFGQAEINLGIMPGAGGTQRLTRAIGKSRAMELVLSGKLIDAAEAASCGLVSRVCEDELLMEEALTLAAQIAERPVFALELAKESVNRAHETTLTQGLELERKNFILSISHPDGKEGISAFLEKRKAKWNEPDSSV from the coding sequence GTGATACAGGACGTGGTTCCGGTGAACGATACAGTTTCAACAGAAAAGAAGGGCAGTGTATGCACTATCAGACTGAACAGGCCTGAGAAGCTGAACTCAATAAACATGGCAATGGTGCAGGGGCTTGTCGATGCTCTAGATCGGTGCGCAGCAGATAGAGAAATTCGCGTGGTCGTTCTCACGGGAAACGGAAAGGCATTTTCGGCAGGCGCGGACGTGAAAGAACTTTCAGGCATGTCTGTCTCCGAACTCGTCCGGGGCGGCCATCTGCCGCTGTGGGACTGCATAAGGCGTTTCAGGAAGCCGCTGATCGCGGCAATAAACGGCGCAGCGGTCGGAGGAGGACTCGAGCTTGCTATGGCATGTGACATCTGCATTGCCGGCAGAAGCGCAAAGTTTGGTCAGGCTGAAATAAATCTCGGCATAATGCCGGGCGCCGGCGGAACGCAGAGACTGACACGTGCGATAGGCAAGTCCAGGGCAATGGAACTCGTCCTTTCCGGCAAGCTGATCGATGCTGCAGAAGCAGCGTCCTGTGGCCTCGTAAGCCGTGTCTGCGAAGACGAGCTGCTGATGGAAGAGGCACTAACTCTCGCCGCACAGATTGCTGAGCGGCCGGTGTTCGCGCTTGAGCTCGCAAAGGAGAGCGTAAACAGGGCGCATGAAACCACGCTCACCCAGGGACTGGAACTGGAACGTAAGAATTTCATTCTCTCCATTTCACATCCCGACGGAAAGGAGGGCATAAGTGCGTTTCTGGAAAAGCGGAAGGCAAAGTGGAATGAGCCCGATTCCTCGGTCTGA